The sequence below is a genomic window from Polaribacter vadi.
GTTTTAATTAAAAAATATGTAAAGCAAAATGCACGTTTGGTAGCTTTTAATGTAGATCCGAAGTTTAACAATGCAATTGATGGCTTGATGTACATTAAAGTTTCAGATATTCCTGATAGTACAGTAAAACCAGTGATGGAAGAGTTTCAGGCAGAATTGGAGAGAAAAGCTGCAGAGGTGCAAAATAAATAGTTTAAGTTTCTATTTCTGCTCTAAATTTTGTTTGCAAAAGTATAATACCTCACTTTTAATTTTTTAAATGAGCAAAAAATCTATTTAATTGCATTAAACTATTTTTAAGAATAGCTCTAAATTTGATGTTCAAATAATTACATAAACTCATGAAACTTATCAAAAAAATTACAGCGATTTTAACAATTACATCATTTTTACTTGTTTCTTGTAACCAAAAAGAAAAAGAATATAATTTAACATTAAATGATGGGACAGAAGTTTTCTACAACTCAAATGATGAAAGTGCAATTTCTATAATGGGTTGGAGTGAATTTAACGAGATCAATAAAGATTTACTAAACTTAAAAGACAAAGAGTATAATATTACAATTAATAGTTTAGAGGGTTTGAATGGGGCAATTACTAATTTGGCAAATACAGTTCCATCTTCTTTAAAAACAGAAGAAGTTTTAGAAGATATTAGTGATTTACAAGAAGAATACACAAAATTAATCAACGAAAAAAATGCGCCACTTAAAAATGTAAAACAAAACATTGAAGAGTTAGTTGAAAAATTTGATGATTTACGAGAAGAATTAAATGAAACTGTAGAAGATTACATAAAAAAATAAACAAGAATTTTAAAATAAAAAAGAGCGATTTAATTATTAAATCGCTCTTTTTTTTATGCTCTTTTTAGAAATTTAAAGTTGCTCCTACTAAGAAATTTCTGGTTGCTTGAGGATAAAAACCAGCACCATCAACTGTAGTTGCTGTACCAGGATTAGACCAAGTGTCATCATACGTATAATAGTAACCTCTATCTACATATTCTGCATTAAAAATATTATTTACTAAAGCAGTTAGTGTAATCGATTTAAAAATTTTGTTAGTTTTTATTTGATACACCACATTTATATCGCTTGTAAAAAAACTATCTAACACATCATTATCAGAAACAGCACTGTTTAAATTACTCATTAATTGTTGCCCAACATATTTTGATAAAAAGGTAAATTGTAAATTCTCTAAAGGATTGTAAATAAACATATTTCCAGCGATTACTTCTGGTGAAAAAGATAAATCTGTATTGCCTAAATTCTGTAAATTACCATCGATTTCAGTTACAAAATCTCTGTTTTTATTATTGCTAAAAGCAGCATTTGGTTTTATAGAGAATTTATCCGAGATTCTAATATCTGCATCAATCTCTAAACCTAATCTGTAACTACTTCCAGAAGTTGCTCTTATAGGTTGCCCAACATCATCTAAAGCACCCGTTAAAACCAACTGATCTTTATAATCCATATAATAAACGTTGGTGTTTAGTTTGATGTTTCCATTGTTTAAACGCCAACCCAATTCAAAATCATTTAAAGATTCTGGTGTAGAAACTCCGTTTTCAAAATCGTTTCTGTTAGGTTCTCTATTGGCAACTGCAAAAGAAGTATATAAATTATTATTTTGGTTGATGTTATACGTAAAACCAAACTTTGGGTTAAAGAAATTAAAATTTGCATCTACATCTATAGGAACAATATCATTGGTAATTCCTTTAGTTTGATAACCTACAAAACGACCTTGTAAATCTGCATAGGCAGATAGTTTTTCATTAATACTAAACGTTGCTTTTGCAAACATAGAAAAGTCCGTCTTTTTAGCATCAGAAAAATAATAACGATCTCTAATACTTACGTTTGGCGCTAAATTTTCTCCCCAAATTACTTCTCCAAAATGATCTCCTGTGTAATGAGAATACGAAATTCCAGTTATAAAATTGATTTTATCTGTTTTGTAATTTGTGTTGAAATTAAAAACATAAAAATCATTATCTAACCAACGTCTTACAATTACATCACTATCATCCACTATTAAATTATTGAAATCTGCTGCGCTTTCTTCTTCTTTAAATTGCTCAAAAAATCCAGAACCTTTGGTGTAGTTTAATCCTAAAGTTGTAGACCAATTGTTGTTTAATTTTTCATTCCAATGTAATTGATAATGGTTTTGATTATAATCGTCCACTTCATTATCATACGTATAAGGATTTTGTTTTCTATCTTCCTTTAATTGAGTTGCTGTTAAACCTTCCCAAGCTTGGTAGGTTAATTCTTTTCCTCCAAAAGTAATGGCTTTAATCAGCGTATTTTCATCAGAATAACTTCCTTGTAAAAAGTACGATTTTAAATCTGCAGAAGCTCTATCTACATAACCATCTGTAGAAATATTAGATAAACGACCAGCAATTTCTATGTGATTATTCAACTTTCCTGTACTAAATTTTACAGTATGTTTTCTGGTATTAAAAGAACCAAAAGAATTGGAAATTTCCCCATAAGCTTCGTCTGAAATTGCATCTGTTAAAATATTTAAACTTGCACCAAAAGCTCCTGAACCGTTAGTTGAAGTTCCAACACCTCTTTGTAATTGCAAATTTTCTGTAGAGGATGCAAAATCGCCTAAATTCACCCAAAATGAACCATGACTTTCTGCATCATTATAAGGAATTCCGTTTACAGTTACATTAATTCGCTCGCTGTTAGAACCACGAACGCTCATGTAAGTGTACCCAACTCCTGCACCTCCATCAGTAGAAGAAACCACAGAAGGTAAGTAGTTTAACAAAATAGGAATGTCTTGTCCTAAATTTCGTTTGGCAATTTCTTTTTTTGATAAGTTAGAAAATGTTACAGGAATATCTGTATTTGCACGAACTGCAGCTACCAAAACTTCGTCTAAAACAGTTTCATCAGCATTTAACTGAACCACATATTCTTCATTTTTAGAAAGTGTAATTTTCTCTGAAATTGTTTTGTAACCTAAAAAAGAAACTTCTAAAGTGTACGTTCCTTTTATTAGTGTAAAACTAAAATTACCATCAAAATCTGCTGATGTTCCTTTGTTAATTTCTTTAACCAAGATAGATGCTCCTGTTAAAGGTTCTTTGTTTTTATCGACAACTTTTCCTGAAAGTTTAAACGATTGGGCGTTTGCAAGTGTACTTACAAACAAGAATAAAAAAATGGATATTTTTTTCATTTTAAAAAAATTAAAACGAATAAAAAGAGGTAATTATTCTTGTGATTATTATTGAATAATTAATGTTTTGAACTTTTAAATTTATTGTTTTCAGCTATTTTGAGTGCATGCGAAAATATTTAACAATCGATAGCACTCAAACTGACAACTATAAACTTTGTCAAGTTCGAATTTCCCTAAACAGCATTACCTGTTCTAGGTTCATTGGGTATGATCTCAGCCGTTTTTAATTTCAATATTTAAAGTTTTTAATTCAAAGTTTTTACGATGAACTGCCACTGAAAACTGAATACTAAAAAAAGCACCCCTTTATGAGAACGATGCAAAACTAAGTCAGATTTTTTTCTTGGCAAATAGAAAAGTGATTTTTTTTTGAATATAATAATTTTCGTAATCATATCAATTAAGTAAAATTTTATATGAGTTCATTTTAAAAAAAAACACGCAATAAATTTGTAAAAATTATAATTCATAACATGAAAAATTATCAGCCAAAAAATAAAAACCAGAATTTAATATTCGCAATTTTTACATTTCTATTTGTATTTTCAATTAATTCTCAAGAAAAAGAAGAGAAAAAAGGAAATGGTATAGACAATTTTGTAGAGACGTTTACTTTTTATCCAAATAAAAAAAAGGTTGAAAAGGATTCAAGTTTATATTTATCAAAAATTATAACAGCACCTATTGTTAGTTATTCGCCAGAAACAGATTTTGGTTTTGGAATTGGAGCAAAATACTTGTTTAAATTTAAAGGAAGTGGAGATGAAACAAGAACATCTAACATGCCAGTTTCTATGCTGTATACGTTAAATAATCAGTTTTTTATTTATTCAGGATTTGAGATTTTTACAAATCAAGAAAAATGGGTAATTTCTGGAAATATTATTTTTCAAAATTATCCGAGGCTGTACTATGGAATAGGTCAAAATTCACCAGATACAAATGAAGAAATTTACGATACGTATCAATTTTTAATAGAGCCAATAATCTTAAAACAAGCCTTTACACGTTATTTGTTTTTAGGAGGAGGTTTTAGGTACAATACTATTTATGATACTACAGTTGAAGAAGATGGTTTGTTGGATACGAATATGCCATCAGGTTTTGATGGCTCAACATCTACTGGAGTTGAGTTAGCGCTTTTATATGATAGTAGAGACAATATTTTAAATGCTTCAAAAGGTTGGTATTTTGAGTTTACTAGAGGTTTTTATAACACTTCTTTAGGTGGCACACACGATTTTGATTTAACAAGGTTTGATTTACGTCATTATATGAAAATTTCACAAAAAAATAATGATGTTTTAGCATTTCAAGCAGTTGGTCATTTTGCGAATGGAGATGTGCCTTTAGCTGAATTAGCACTTTTTGGTAATGAACAAATTATGCGTGGTTATATTGAAGGAAGATATATTGAAGAAAATTTGTTAGCAGCGCAAGTAGAATATAGAAAAACATTTAAAGATAGCAGATTTGGGTTTGTTGCATTTGTTGGTGCAGGAGATGTTTTTAGTAAATCTACAGATTTAAGTTTAAATGATTTAAAACTAAATTATGGAGTAGGTTTACGTTTTATGCTAGATAAAAAGGAAAAATTAAATGTTAGATTCGATTATGGAGCAGGAAACGAATCTGATGGAAACTTTTACGTAAATATTGCAGAAGCTTTCTAGAAGTTTTAAAAATACTGAAAATACAAAAACGAGTAATCAACTTTTAAATTGAATTACTCGTTTTTTTTTATTCTATTTTTGGTCTTTTACGTAAAGCTTTTTTAACCGAAGTTCGTTGTTTTGTTTCAAGGCGTTTTTTAATTGCACCTTTACTCGGTTTTGTTTTCTTTCTTCTTTTAGGTCGAATTAAATTCGCTTCTATCAACCCTAAAAAACGTTTAATTGCCAAATCTTTATTCCGATGTTGAGAGCGTGTTTCTTCACAAAACAAAATCAACACATTTTCATTGGTTAATTTTGATGAAAGTTTGGTTTTTAGCAGTGTTTTTTCATCCTCAGACAAAGAATTTGAGTTTTCTAAATCGAACGTTAATTCTATTTTAGACGATGTTTTATTTACATGTTGTCCTCCAGCACCAGAACTTCTAATGGCTTTAAAGTTTAGTTCTTTAAGAATGTTTTCTACGTTCATGTGTATTGTTGTTTGACTGTATTTTATAATAATACTTCAAGAAAATCAAGATATTATTAAAATCTCCAACCAACATTTACGCCAACTCTTGGAACTAAAGTAGGCGAATTAGAACCAAATAAATTTCTTCCAACTCCAGCATATGCATCAATTGTTAAACCACCATTTGCAACGTACTTTAAACCAGCAGCAACTCCTAGAGCAGCATCTGTATATTTTACATCGTAAATACCAGAATCTTTTATGGCTTCTTTTTTACCAGAATTTATACCAAAAAAACCTTCTCCAAAAAAGTTCCAAGCATAATCTGTTGTAAAATAATGGCGATAATAAGGTGTAATCATTACATTCTCATTATACCTAAAATCTACCTCTTGTTTTGCTAAATTAAAAAGGGCAGAAACTCCAAAAGAAGATTCAGTATTTATATAATTTTCGTAAGAAAACTCTAAACTTCGAATAGCAAGAGCATCAGCAATATCTAATTTTATTTCTTTTTGAGAAAATGTAACAGCGCTTATAAAAAGCGTAATAAGGAAAATTATTTTTTTCATAAATTTATTTTTAATCAAAAATACTAATTTTTTAATTATTAGTTTAAAATCTGTAGCCGACAGAAATAGCAACTCTACCAACAGCTTCATTGTTTTCACTTTCTAAAAAATTCCTACCAATACCCAATAGTAATTCAGTTGAAAATCCTTGTTTAGAGACGAATTTACCACCAACAGAAATTCCAAGTGCGAGACCAGTTACATCTTCGTAAGTAGAATTAAATAAACCATTATCTTCTGCTGAAAATAACATTCCAAAACCTTCCACAAAAAAACCTCTGGCAAATTTTCCAGAAAAATAGCGTCTGTAAAAAGGTGTAATTGCATAGTTTAAATCGGCTATATCTTTATCTGTATTTATTGTTGCTGAAACACCGAAAGAAGATTCTTCATTAATCAATTTTTCATAAGATACATCTAACCATTTAGCAGCTAATAAGGTTAAAGCATTTATTTTAATTTCATGTTTTTTTCCAATATCTTGTGGAAATTCTTCTTCTTTTTCTTGTGCAATTGATACTGATGTTACAAATAATAAAATAAGTAGAGTAATTTTTTTCATTGTTGATTTTTTAAAATTGTTAAGTTAACAAACTCATCAAAAAATATACCACTAAATTTTAGGCTTTTCTTTAATGAGATTACAATAGTACATTTTATAGATGATAAAAAATAGAAAAGGTTGCTTAAATTAGCGATTTAATAATCACTTTTTAAAACATAGAAAGCCCCTCTATAAGGATTTTTTTGTCTTTTAAAGATTGATGATTTTCAATCTGAATAAAGTTTTCATCTTCTAATTGAGTTGTGATTTTTATCTTTTCAAAAATATAAGCATCCTTATTTTCATTCTTTAAAACAAATACAAAAGCATTATTTTCATTATTTAAAATGGCGCTTTTTGGGAGTGAAATTTCTTTGTTTTCGCCATAAATTATAGCAGCTTCTATAAACATGCCTGTTATAAAATTGGTATTTTCATCATGATTTATATGTCCATGTACTTTTATAGTTCTGTCTGTATTTACAAAAGTACCTACTAAATAAACTTCGGCTTCAAACGTTTCTGTAGATGCTTCAGGAATTCTAAATTGTATTTTCTGATCTTTCTTAATTTTCAAAATATCTTTTTCAAAAACATTCAGTTCCAAATGAATGTGATCTGTATTTATAATTTCTAACACTTCATTTGCAGAAGAAATATAAGAACCATTGCTTACATCAACTTTGGTTACAAATCCATCTATTGGCGCGTATAAGTTTATGGTCGATGAAATCTCTCCCTTTTCAATATTTGCAGGATTCAAGTTCATCATTTGTAGTTTTTTACGCAAACCATTAAATGTTGCTAAATTACTTTTGTAAGTACTTTCGGCTTTTAAATAATTTTTTTCGGAAGTTATTTGTTCATTATACAGCGTTTTTTGTCTTTCAAACTCATTTTTTAAATAGCTTAATTGCGCTGAGATTTCCAAATAATTCTGTTGAATTTCTATAAATTCTGGATTTTGTAAACTTGCAACCAATTGTCCTTTTTTTACTTTATCACCAATTAAAAGTGGAATTTTAGTTACATAACCACCCATAAAAGTACTAACGCTTGCTTTGTTTTCTGGTGGAACATCTATAATTCCAGTGGTTTTTACAGTATTATAAAATTGATGTTCTGTAAGCTCACCAAAAGCCATTTTCTCGCTTTCAAATTGCTGTTTGCTAATGGTAATTATGTTGCTGTTTGTTTCTGTTTCTTTAACACTTTCTGATTTATTTTCTTGATTTCCGCAAGCAATAAATAAAAGTGTTATTATGAATGTTGTTATATTTTTCATCTTTAAAAAGGATTTAAAGTTAGGTAGTTAATGTTGATAATAGTTTGATTGTATGTGTTTAAATTTTCCAAATAAGAAAGTTCTATTTCTTTGGCAGTTTCTATACTTTGTAGGTATTGAAAAAAATCAATTTCGCCTTCTTTAAAAGTTCTATTGGCAGTTTTTAGAATTTCATTTTTTAGGTTTTCTCCTTCATTATGATAATAATGAATGCTTTCTTTATATTGATTTAAAGTTGCCAAAAGCGATTTATATTGTGCTTCTAAAACCAGTTTATAATTTTGTTCCTCTGCTTCCACAATGTTTTTAGAGATTTTTGAAGCTTTTATTTTGGAGGAATATCCAGAAAATAATAACGGAATTTTTAATCCAATTTGATAGCCAGTTAAATTGTTGTTTAACAAATCATTAGTTCCTTTAAAATACTCCAAACTAATATCTGGTAACAAATTTTGTTTTTCTAATTTATAAAGTGCTTCTTCATAATTTTTAGCATTTTCAAAATATTGTAAACCCACATTTTCATTCGTTGAAATTGTTTGTACTTCTAAAACCGATAAATTTTCATCAACAATTTCCAAAAACTCTACCTGCACAACAGCTTTTAATTTTTCTTCGGATAAAATAACTTCTTGTAAAGCTTGTTTGTATAAAGTTTCTAATTGTTTTTGTTTTGATTTTGCTGTAATCATTTCCAAATAATTAGTTTCACCCAACTCAAATCTACGTGTTGCTTTTTTTGCAAAATCTTGATACAAACTATCTAAAAAAGCATAAGTTTTAGCCTTGTTTTTGGTGTATGCTAATTGATAAAAGCTACTTGAAACTTCTTTTTTAATTTGTTGATATTTAATATTGTAAGCGCTTTCCTCTAAAGTTAATTTTGTTTGATGCACCTTTTTATCAGCAAAATAAACAGTTGGGAATTTAAAATCTTGTGCAATTCCAAAAACTTTTAAAGGAACATTGTTTAAGGCTAAATTACTTTCATCATAACTATAATAAATACTTGTTTTATCAAAAGTAAAAGCATTTTTAATTAGGGCATTGCTTTTATCAATCTTTAAATTAGACGCTTTTAAATTGGTGTTATTTTCAATAGCTAACGCCAAAGTTTGCTCTAAATTTAGTTTAGTTTGTGCATTATTTTGCAATACAAACAGAAAACCAATAATCGTTAATAATGCTGTTTTATTCATTTTAATATTCTTTTTTTCTTCAAACCAAGCGTATAAAACTGGCAAAACTATTAACGTTAAAAGTGTTGCTGTTATTAAACCACCAATTACAACTGTGGCTAAAGGACGTTGAACTTCTGCACCAGCATTTGTGGAAATTGCCATAGGTAAAAAACCTAATGCTGCTGCAGTTGCTGTTAAAATTACGGGTCGTAAACGCTCTTTTGTTCCTTTTTTTATGCGTTCTTCAATGTTATAAAAACCTTCTTTTTTGAGTTCTTTAAAATGCTCAATTAAAACAATTCCGTTTAAAACTGCAATTCCAAAAAGTGCAATAAAACCAACGCCTGCAGAAATACTAAAAGGTAAATCTCTAAGCCATAATAAATAAACACCACCAACTGCAGAAAGTGGAATTACAACATAAACTAATAATGCTTCTTTTACAGAGCCAAAAGCAAAATAGAGTAATAAAAATATCAATGCTAATGCAATTGGCACTACAATTAATAAACGAGTTTTAGCACTTTGCAAGTTTTGAAATTGACCTCCATAAGTAATAGTATAACCCACAGGAAGTTTTAAATTTGCATCAACAATTGTTTTAATTTCATTTACAACCGATTGTAAATCTCTATTCCTTACATTAATTCCTACAACTATTCTACGTTTTGTGTCATCTCTAGAAATTTGTGCAGGTCCAGTTGTATACTTGATTTCAGCTAATTCACTTAAAGGAATTTTAGTTCCATTTGGTGTATCTACAAATAAATTTTGCAAGCTAGAAATATCTTTTCTACTACTTTCATCTAAACGAATTGCCAAATCAAAACGTTTTTCACCTTCAAAAATACTGCCAATAATTTTGCCAGCAAATCCCATTGAAATCAACTCATTTACATCAGCAATATTTAAATTATAACGAGCAATTTTATTTCTGTTATAAATGATGCTCATTTGTGGCAAACCTTCTACTTTTTCAACGACAATGTCTGAAGCACCTTGCACATTCTGAATTAAATCTTTTAGCTGATCTGCTTTTTTTGCTAAAACAGCTAAATTTTCTCCAAATATTTTAATGGCAATATCTGCTCTAACTCCAGTAATTAATTCATTAAAACGCATTTCAATTGGTTGCGTAAATTCAACTTCCATTTCAGGAATTATTGCCAAAGCTTCTTTGAATTTATCTGCTAATTCGTCTTTACTTTCTGCGGATGTCCATTCTTTTTTAGGTTTCAGTTTTATGATAACATCACTTTCTTCCATAGACATTGGATCTGTAGGAACTTCTGCTGCACCAATTCTAGTAACAACTTGGTCTACTTCAGGGAAATTATCCAGCAAAATTTGTTCAATTTTTGTTGTAATTTCTATGGTTTTCCCTAATGATGTTCCCGTTTTTAAAACAGGCTGAATTACAAAATCACCTTCATCTAATGTAGGTACAAATTCGCCTCCCATTTTACTAAAAATCCAAATACTTGAGATTAAAAGTAAACCTGCAAAACCAATTACTATTTTTTTATGATGTAAAGACCAATTAATAATTGGCGCGTAAAAACGATTCAAAAAATTCATTATTTTTATTGAAATGTTGTTTTTACTCGGCTTTTTTGGCTTCAAAAATAAAGAAGAAACCACAGGAACATATGTTAAACAAAGTAACATTGCACCAATTAGAGCAAAGCTAAAAGTAAGTGCCATTGGTTTGAACATTTTACCTTCAACACCTTCTAAAGTTAAAATAGGTATAAAAATAATTAAGATGATGAATTGCCCAAAAATGGCAGAATTCATCATTTTTGAAGCACTTTTTAGGGTTATTGCATCAATTTGCTCTTGTTTTATTGATTTTTCTAAACGTTGTAAATCATCACTTTTAGTAATAATCATAAACGTAATATATTCTACAATAATCACTGCACCATCAATAATAATCCCAAAATCGATGGCACCTAAACTCATTAAATTAGCATCAATATTAAAAATGCTCATCAAAGAAATAGCAAATAATAAACTTAAAGGAATAACAGAAGCAACCACCAAACCAGATCGAATATTACCCAACAATAAAACCACGATAAAAATTACAATAAGAGATCCTATAATTAAATTTTCTGAAATAGTGTAGGTTGTTTTATCAATCAACTCACTTCTTTCTAAAAAACCATTGATAAAAACACCTTCAGGCAACGTTTTTTGAATGGAAGCAACTCTTTCTTTTACAGCATTTATAATGCTTTTAGAATCGCCATCTTTCAACATCATAATTTGCCCAAGTACTTTTTCGCCTTCGCCATTTCCTGTAATTGCCCCAAAACGAGTTGCACTCCCAAAACCAAATTTTGCAATATCTTTAATATAAATTGGTGTGCCATTATTTTGAACGATTATGTTTCCAATATCTTCCAAACTATTTATTAACCCTTCTCCTCTAATAAAAAAAGCTTGATTCGTTTTTTCTATATATCCACCACCAGCAATGCTATTATTTTTTTCTAAAGCCTCATAAATTTTGGAGACAGAAATATTCATCGCATTCAATTTGCTTGGGTTTATAGCAACTTCATATTGCTTTAAAAATCCGCCCCAAGTATTTACTTCTACAACTCCAGGAATACCAGAGAGCTGTCTTTTTACAATCCAATCTTGTATGGTTCTTAGTTCAGTAACCGAATATTGGTCTTTAAAATCAGGTTTTACATCTAATATATATTGATAAATTTCTCCTAAACCTGTTGTGATTGGTCCCATTTCTGGTGTACCAAAACCTTCAGGAATTTTCTCTGAAGCAGATTTAATTTTTTCGGCAATTAATTGTCTTGGTAAATAAGTTCCTAATTCATCATCAAAAACAATGGTAACCACAGATAAACCAAATTTAGAAACCGATCTAATTTCGGTAACTCCTGGTAAATTTGCCATTTCTAACTCAACAGGATACGTTATAAATTGTTCTACATCTTGTGTAGATAAATTGCGAGAAGTTGTAATTACTTGTACTTGATTGTTTGTAATATCTGGTACAGCACCAACAGAAATATGCGTAATTGAATACACACCAAAACCAATTAAAAACGCTGTAAATAGAAAAATAAGCAGCTTATTTTTTAAGCTGAATTTTATAATGTTTTCTAACATAATTCATGAAAATTTTATAAATAATAAAGTTCTTGTTTATAAAACAAGAATAGCTATCTAATAAAAAATTATGAATATTTGGGTGGCTGAAAAATTGCTGATTTCTCGTAAAAAGAATAAGAATCTTTGTAAAAATAAGTTGGTTTTAAGTTTAAAACAATATTGTTTTTTAGCTCAAAAACTTCAACTTTAAAATCAAAAACAGAAATCGAATGATTGAAATTATGAGTGCATTCTTTAAAAGGCAAATCTTCATGCTCATCATGGTTATTTGCTGCTAACAAATCTTTATCTCCATAATGTTCATAAAGAAATTCAAACAAACTATCTCCATATTTTTCCTGATGAAATTGCGCATGCTCTAACAACACATTTAATTTAGCAAAAGACTCTAAATTAATGTTTAAACTCTGTATAAGAATCAGGTTAGATATTAAAATGGCAACTATTTTCATCATTATAGATTACAAAGTAAGTCTTTTTTTTTGATTTATTTGTTGCAAATTTTAATTTATAACTGTTAAAAATTAGCTCTTAACTGCACACTTCCTGTATGAATTGCTCTTGAGTTTTCACTTTTTCTTCCTAAATAACTCAAGTTTAAATTTAAAAACGAATTCAATTTTCGGTTAAAAAGTACATTCCAAGTATAATTTTTTCCTGCCTGCAAACCCTCTAACATTTGGTAAGCAACTGGCGTGTTTGTATCGCCTGTAAAATCGTTTAAAAATACATTTACATTTGCCGAAATTTGATTCTTATTTTTGCTGATGTAAAAATATTCAACTCCAAATTTTTGCTGATTCAAAACCTCAAAATCTTCCAATCTATTTTCCTTCTTTTTAAAGTGATAAAAAGCCGAAAAGCGATTATTTTCATTATATAAAAAACTTATTTTAGGGTT
It includes:
- a CDS encoding CusA/CzcA family heavy metal efflux RND transporter, which translates into the protein MLENIIKFSLKNKLLIFLFTAFLIGFGVYSITHISVGAVPDITNNQVQVITTSRNLSTQDVEQFITYPVELEMANLPGVTEIRSVSKFGLSVVTIVFDDELGTYLPRQLIAEKIKSASEKIPEGFGTPEMGPITTGLGEIYQYILDVKPDFKDQYSVTELRTIQDWIVKRQLSGIPGVVEVNTWGGFLKQYEVAINPSKLNAMNISVSKIYEALEKNNSIAGGGYIEKTNQAFFIRGEGLINSLEDIGNIIVQNNGTPIYIKDIAKFGFGSATRFGAITGNGEGEKVLGQIMMLKDGDSKSIINAVKERVASIQKTLPEGVFINGFLERSELIDKTTYTISENLIIGSLIVIFIVVLLLGNIRSGLVVASVIPLSLLFAISLMSIFNIDANLMSLGAIDFGIIIDGAVIIVEYITFMIITKSDDLQRLEKSIKQEQIDAITLKSASKMMNSAIFGQFIILIIFIPILTLEGVEGKMFKPMALTFSFALIGAMLLCLTYVPVVSSLFLKPKKPSKNNISIKIMNFLNRFYAPIINWSLHHKKIVIGFAGLLLISSIWIFSKMGGEFVPTLDEGDFVIQPVLKTGTSLGKTIEITTKIEQILLDNFPEVDQVVTRIGAAEVPTDPMSMEESDVIIKLKPKKEWTSAESKDELADKFKEALAIIPEMEVEFTQPIEMRFNELITGVRADIAIKIFGENLAVLAKKADQLKDLIQNVQGASDIVVEKVEGLPQMSIIYNRNKIARYNLNIADVNELISMGFAGKIIGSIFEGEKRFDLAIRLDESSRKDISSLQNLFVDTPNGTKIPLSELAEIKYTTGPAQISRDDTKRRIVVGINVRNRDLQSVVNEIKTIVDANLKLPVGYTITYGGQFQNLQSAKTRLLIVVPIALALIFLLLYFAFGSVKEALLVYVVIPLSAVGGVYLLWLRDLPFSISAGVGFIALFGIAVLNGIVLIEHFKELKKEGFYNIEERIKKGTKERLRPVILTATAAALGFLPMAISTNAGAEVQRPLATVVIGGLITATLLTLIVLPVLYAWFEEKKNIKMNKTALLTIIGFLFVLQNNAQTKLNLEQTLALAIENNTNLKASNLKIDKSNALIKNAFTFDKTSIYYSYDESNLALNNVPLKVFGIAQDFKFPTVYFADKKVHQTKLTLEESAYNIKYQQIKKEVSSSFYQLAYTKNKAKTYAFLDSLYQDFAKKATRRFELGETNYLEMITAKSKQKQLETLYKQALQEVILSEEKLKAVVQVEFLEIVDENLSVLEVQTISTNENVGLQYFENAKNYEEALYKLEKQNLLPDISLEYFKGTNDLLNNNLTGYQIGLKIPLLFSGYSSKIKASKISKNIVEAEEQNYKLVLEAQYKSLLATLNQYKESIHYYHNEGENLKNEILKTANRTFKEGEIDFFQYLQSIETAKEIELSYLENLNTYNQTIININYLTLNPF